Within Limanda limanda chromosome 1, fLimLim1.1, whole genome shotgun sequence, the genomic segment AGAACTGCCAACGTTAATGAAACCTTTAATTTCTCAGCCcctgaaacagacagagacatgaaaTAAACTTAACCTAAAAGGATAGGTCATTCAGAATTCTTAATTTTTGGGGGAACTATTGTTTTGAAACACGGTGGAAACTCGCTGAATtccccttctcttcttcttcttttccatcTCCCACAGGTTCTTGTGATAGAGCAGAAGGGTGAGGATGGCTCTTGGCCCCGAGGCTCCACCGCCCCCAAGTAAGTGAATCGACACAAAACATCACTTGGCTTATATTTGTCAGGAGTGGAATGCAATTTCCACTCTGTATCCAAACACAACAGTAAGAAATTTTAGAATTGCTTTGGAATGTTTTAGTTCTGGTCGGTATGAAGGGATAAAAATGTAACATGATGTGACACAGCACCAGAATTCCTTTTCTTGGAAGTTGTATTTTATTGCCTTTTGCTTTGGAAATTGCCAAACCCTTTGTCAAGTTTCAATGCTCTGTCACTACTGCACCTCACCATCTTCAAAAAAAATCCCTCCTCTCTTTGACTTCCTCTTTTGCTTGACGTTTTGTTGCTGACATATCcctcaatttatttatttgatctcatctcagtttaatttaatggACACTCACACAACTTTCTAAGAAAGGCTCCCTATTTTCTCTTCTCTAACTCATGATCTATTCTTTATCTTTTGAAGGTCATCTGGTGCTTCCAATCTCTCTGCTTTGCCAAAGATCTCGCCTTCATCTCTCACAAACAATCATAACAGCACCTTCAACAGCAGGAAGTAAGGCTCAGTAGTGGGCTTGAATAGCTTGAATAGCTGAGGTGTGGGCGTGGATGTTGACAGCCAGAGATGGAGCCTTTAGATGTAGCTCAGCGCTGGCTTCCAAAGTGAAAGTGGGCTAAAGAAAGTCCGTTAAGTCTCGGTGAAATTTAATGGATTAAGTTTGATCGATGCAAACTGTGTCTCCGCTCAATTTACATTCCACAAACCAGTCAGGCAGTTTACATTATCCAATGGTAAACTGTGTCATAGTTTGTTTTCTACAGGTCTATCTCTGGCTGTGGTCTGGGGCTTAAAACTCTCCTGATGATGCAGTTTCAGCTGATTGCAGGGCAGGGGTCTGGGCTTACATGGGATTGATCTCGTTGGAATTTTCTTCAGTGACAGCAGTGCTCTCTATAAATGGCCGACTGGTGCCTCTGGGTTCCTCAGTCAGCGTTTAATTGTGTTTAGTTCTTAGTTTGCATCTGATTTTCTACGTGTCTGATTAATAGCTACGGCTCGGGCTGCATGATTATGGTTGATGTGAAAATTATTTTACCCATTAATCTGTGCCACAAGGTCTGTTCTATCTTAGTCTCATAAAAGAGTTGATCACAACATGTCAGCAATTTATTTAGCGATGCAATCAATCGACAAGTCGCAGAAAGACAAAATGCTTATACTGCTTGTTCCCTGATTCAACACCTAGATAAatccaaacaacacaaccaaattaATCAAACTTAATTGTTTTGAGGCTTTTAGGCTTTGATTTACCTCAGTCTAATGAATGTTCCATTGTGCttggttttacatttttcaaaatatggCCTCTGTGGTACTTCATCTCCTTTTTCGGCTTCATTCAGAGTCACTTAAGTtctaaggggaaaaaaacacaatctcctTACGCCCAAGCCACACTTGGTGCGTGAGTGGCGCGTGGTGCAtgtcttgcttttcatttcgCCCACATTATCAGGTTCAAGTAGCCTGTGTGAGACTCGCCAATCTGTCGACAGTGATTGTGACATATTTACAAATGTCACAATCACAGCTTCACATCCTAGAGTCCTGGCAATTAGTTAAGTACATAGGCTGACTTTAATTTAAATGAGATACAGTAGTCATACTAGAAATCTCACCAGCtctgctgcagcagacacactccCTGTGTGAACAACCTCCACCTGGGAGATGCAACAGATCAGCCACACAGCTGTTATTCATCTGAATAAGGACAGTTTGGTGAAGCAGCCAATGCAGGAAACAACAGGGCCGTTAAGCATAAAAGTTGacctgtttcactgtgtgtttctaCTGTTGCAGTAGATGTGTCTGTGTACTCTCACTGCTACCTGAAACAGCAGTCGAGCACCAACGCAGCTCCTTATGTTTTATTGCAGTGCTGTTGTATGTTATTGTGCACATAATTCCAGTATAAAGATAATGAAACCGTAATAGAGGACCTGCTCCATAATCTTTGGACCTATTTGTTATCTTTAATACCAACATTCTCCTCATGAAAGTAAGTCACTGATTAACGAATGTGTTTTCATGATCAGACTGTGCTCCGGTCAGattttgtttcttcattttaaaagacGAGTGCAGTACCTGTTCTTaacctgtctgtttggaatgggctgtttgtttggcttgTGGTTTTGTTGTTAAACGCTGCCTTCCCAGCTGTGTGGGCGAATCATTCTGGTATTTAACCACTCCTTGCGTGAAGGAATCACGGAATCAATGCAATGTATGGCTGTAACAGGATTTGCGTGGTTAAAAAGGGCACTCTCACAAGCAACAGATTTTGAGTGACAGGTACACCGACTAAAGAGTGAAGAGAGATGAGTTAGTTTGTGAGAGAACTGCATTGCATACCACTTGTGGgtacacacacaactgcaggtGAAACTATGAGCTCTAACTGTCTGCGTGGCcagtaacaactttatggacgaTAGAACGAGGAAGCGATAGTACATTAGCGGGAGCTAGCACAAGGCAAGTAGCTTTCCACACAGAGCAAAACACCAAATTCTAAATCTTTAATCTTATTATGAAAAGTGGAAAACATTTTCCAgctcattatgaaactgtggcagccCAAATTAGAAAATGCAGGGTCACCACAGTCCACAGGATTAATGGGAAAATCAGTGCTTTCAGAGATATCAAAAATTAATCAGACAAATAAAGCACAGTCTTGTTCAGCATTTAATAATCACCTCATGCTTAAACATGCAGCCCTAGTGTGAGCCTACATTTTCAGATGCTTCATGGTTCTTTATCATCTTTACACATGAGGCAGAGGTGACAGGAGTGTTGCAACacaagtcttgttttttttgctccGCCCCAATGAATCACAGCTCAGTTTCTATTCAGCTTTCAGCtttcagtttctgttttctgAAAACGTAACTGTATCCAGGTTTCCTCCGAAGCAATTGGGCCCCAGAGGATTTGTCAGCCCTCTGCTAGAGAGCACTGCTCGACTGTGGGCGGAGCGTTTGTGCCTCTGCTGTCCAGGAGACTGTTACTGCCCCTCCTTCCACCTAATGTGTGTGAGATTTACTGCATGCGGGAGTGTGTctttctgtgcgtgtgtgcatctTATATATAGACACTCTGCACTGCATTTCTCAATACTGTTGGAATTCATAAATAACGACCACAGGTTCGCCACCCAAAAAATCAATATTGATAAAGAAGGAAGGTGTTGAAAGGGAAGCGAGCCCGCCCTTCCTCTACTTTAAAGAACAGTTATGTTTCAGAACTGGCTTGTAGCTTGGTAACGTGGTGTCACATTGTCATTTCTCTGCATTATATTGTTTGATAGCAGCATCACAGTTTCCTGTCGGTGGAATGCGTTGAGTGGGTGACTTGGGGGAAATTGGATTTTGAGTCAAAGCAGCTCTTCTGTCCCTGATTCACTGTAGTGCCAGTGCTGTCGTTTCCTCTAAATTATGCATggagtctgtttgtttgttttttcattcgAAGTGTTCCCACATTACATAACACTTGTCCATTTGATTTGTGAGGTTACGTTGCGGTCAGTTTAGCCTCTGTAGCGACGctcagcagcagtagcagtgTCACCGTCTCGTCAGGTGGTGTCCCTAGATTCTGGCAGCGCGcccccagctctctctctctgtgtccatgtATCTCTCGGTATCTATCCCTCTCCCCTGAACTCATTGCGATGCACACGTTCTGCAGTCTCTAAGTGACCTTCAGAATACATTTCATCTGCTCCTGCTTCCCCTCATCGCTTGCCTCCACACCCAGTGATGAAACCACCCCTCTCTCTGgatcttgttttatttatttaaacccTCCTTTTAAAAAGCTCTCATACAGACACCCATGGCATATTAACaaggaggaaagaggggaggGTGTTTGTGTTTCGATGTGATAAAACTCTCATATGGTGCATTATAACAGCAGGAGAGGGAAAATAAGATCAGGTAATGTTTGTGTTGAGACGAGCTGCAGAGTAATGTGTAGCCGACTGTAAGAAAAGGGGATAAATGTTGTGTCGACATGAGTGAACACGTTAATGTATGTTAGAGAGAGGGGTAGAGAGATACTAAGATAGAGTCAGGCCGGTGAATACTGCAGCCTCAGCTGGATGCAGTGGATCGGTTGCCCCCTCCGTCCCCTCATTTCTCTTCTGTCAGCCTCTCCCCCTTGTACTGTCCGCCCCTCCCCCTAtattctccctccctctctctctctgtgcaccTCTAGCTGTCGGTAGCGGTAGTCTTGAGCATCCTtgttgctgctgatgctgctatAAATATCTGCTGGTAGCTGTAGcgcagcagagagcagcaggcaggccagagggaggagcaggagaccaGAGGACAGGACGGGACAGGACATCCGAGGCAGAGAGGATAACAAGATGACAGGCGGTAGAGGCCGAAAAAGAcgaaggggggaggagagaagagggatgaTGCTTAGTTAGCTCTGAgaaagaaagagtgtgtgtttgtgtgtctatgtgcgTTGTGGTTTGGTTGTTGGCCCGTGCTAAAGATCAAACGCAGGCCTAAACTTGATCTGGACTGTatggaagctgctgcaggagctgcactAGATTGAGCTGAGTTATCCTCAGGACTCAACAGTGGAAGACTGGAGCTGGACTTTACCTTCCCGGACCCTCAAACCCCAGGATTTGTATGCGTCGAACCAGAACCAAACCTCACCTGGGCTGCTGGTCGGTTAGTTTTGTGCGGACATGTGGGCCGGCATGGGCCGGGGTGGTGCTGAGATGTCATGCTCCTGTGTTGCTGGTGGTGCCTGAGACCGGAGGCGGTGGAGCTCGAGAGCAGAAGGGTGGACCACCGCGTGTTGAACTGCGAGGCCACCGCTTCCACCGCCATCACAGCAGTTTCCATTGACCAGTGGGAGTCTGAAACTACCAATACTGACTTGCAGCCAATCCAGAGGTCTGCTGAGTGCTGCAGTTGGGGCCCAGCTTTATGCTCTAACTGATTGTTAAGGGAGCCTGAGAAAATATTTGTGGGGGGGTTATAGGTTTGGCTTGTGGATGGTTGAgtcttctttatttttcaccGACTTATTACCAACTTATCCTAGATAGTAGTATGTAGTATAATATATCTGTGTAGAATAGATGTTCGTCCCCAACATCCGCCCATCCATATAtaacctgcctgtttgtatgtttattgcACAGTGTGAAGAACTCAAGCTATAGTCTGCCGTCCTACCACCCCTACAGCAACAGCTATGACTACTCAGACCAGAGCAGGCAGAGTGATCGCTCAGGCCTCTGTGGACTCTCCAACCTGGGAAACACCTGTTTCATGAACTCTGCTGTGCAGGTAACACACTGGCCTCCAGGGGGCTCTACACAGTTCTAAGAAGAAAGTTGTTGATATTCTTTCCAAGTCTGCAAAGGTTCATTCAGTGACCTTTGGACTCAAATGGACCCAAATGTAGATGGGTTCATGCTAGTAGTCAGTGACAGCATGGTGGCTTGATCCCATGCAGAGCCTTAATTCACCCTCTTCTGATTATTGTCCTCTCATGCTTCTGCTCCTCTTTAGTGTTTAAGCAATATCCCTCCACTGACGGAGTTCTTCCTCAAAGATAAGTACACAGAAGAGCTAAACGAGGACAACCCGCTGGGAATGAAAGGGGAGATCGCCAGGGCCTACTCTGAGCTTATCAAGCAGCTGTGGTCGGGAAAATACAGCTATGTCACCCCGAGGCCTTTCAAGGTGACtacatggagaaaaaaacatgagTATCTTTGAGTATTTCATAATGTTAAGttcaataacaataacacaatattattattttattcagaaAATGAGTTGTAAAATAGAGTAGCTGTTATCCTTCAAATATCTGCAAACGGATGTCTTAGCAATAAGTAATAGAaagatacaaaaacacaaataggaAACCATACCATTATTTAATGACCATAATAGAATAACCAGTACATAATCCTACAGATAAACAAAAGTCTTGCATGAAACTGTGAGGGATGAATCCCTAAATGTGTGGAGCTAACATCTAAAAAGTCACACAAACTAACACTAGGAATTGTGTTATATGTTTGGAAATATAGAATTATTTAATCTTATGGTTGACTAATATCAGGGAAAATCCTCTGAGCTTGTCATTCttccttgtgtttttgtcatttttttcaatCTGTCTAAATGGTGTTATCCTCCAGACCCAGGTGGGCCGCTTCGCCCCCCAGTTCTCAGGCTACCAGCAGCAGGACTCCCACGAGCTGTTGGCCTTTCTCTTGGACGGCCTTCATGAGGACTTGAACCGCATCAGGAAGAAGCCCTACATCCAGCTCAAGGACGCCAACGGCAGGCCCGACAAGGTCATCATTAGGACTTTTGGAAAATACCCCAGAAACATGTGTTAAACCATCTCCAGATCTGAAAGTGCTGTGACTTTGCGACAAAGATTTGATCAGTCCCTGTGAAagatatgaataataatgtcaTGTTTTTGCATCCGCGGCAGCAACAGCCAGTGCCCAGAAGTATTATGCTTTCCGGTTTTTCATTAGTCCCATTCTCGTGAACACGTAATCTCAACAAATGACTTGAGGGAATTCATATTCACTTAGACTCAATGAtgatctgatttgattttggttgtcaaggtcacggtgacctcacaaagcacaTTTTTGTCTTGTGAATAGGATAAATACCGAAAACACCCCGAGGGaattctttcacatttggcacaaacattcacttgaacTTGGCTTTCATTTTGGTAGCCAATggtcaaaggtgaaggtcaAAATGGTCTCACAAAGTAGGTTTATGGTTTTCGTGAACATGATATATCTTAAGATATACTTGAGGGAATGTCttaaaatttggtacaaacattcactcaaAGATGAATGAATATTAATAACTTTGTTAGTCCGCTCACCTTCTCATACATTGATTCTTCAGGCATTCAGTTTGTTTATGGTTTTTCCAGTTTTGAGGTCTCTCACGGTTTGTGTTGTGCGCTCTCTTCCAGGTCGTGGCGGAGGAAGCATGGGAGAGTCACATCAAGCGAAACAACTCCATCATCGTGGATATCTTCCACGGCCTTTTCAAGTCAACCCTGGTGTGTCCTGTCTGCTCCAAAGTGTCTGTGACTTTCGATCCTTTCTGCTACTTGACCCTGCCCCTTCCCATGAAGAAGGAGCGGACGCTGGAGGTCTATCTAGTCAGACTGGACGCTCTGGCCAAACCCACACAAGTAAAATGCAAACACACGTCAGTGTTGTATCATAACATTATGGTCTCATGTGAAGACAGTGGAAGTAAAGcccttgtgtttctgtttcagtaCAAGCTGACTGTGCCGAAGGTGGGCTACATCTCTGATCTGTGTACCTCCCTCTCCAGCCTGTCTGGGGTTCCTGCTGAGAAGGTATAATCATCACAGTCAGCTCCGCTCCGCTCTTGTCCTGTATTAGCCATCACATTATAATGCTGAACATCTGCTTGGACAGCACAATCCAAAACAGTCTTTTCCCTTTTAAACTGACCCCAGCAGTGAGTGGAGAAAGTGTTTAatctatttcattttaaatgaatgaaaagaaaagaagctggATTAAAATATGTATACAGGTACAATTAATAATCTAAGGGCTAGGTTCATATGCCAGTTTAGTGTCTTGAATTTTTCTTCACTCATTGTATTTCTATGTCTCTAATCCTCCAGATGATTGTAACTGACATCTACAACCACCGTTTCCACCGTATCTTTGCCACCAACGAGAACCTCAGCAGCATCATGGAGAGAGACGATATCTACGTGTGAGTGTTGAGCATGGCTGACAAGAAAAACGCTttcatcaaagtttgattacgaCAACAGCATTATTTGCATTCAGATAACAAACAGAGTCCAAAAAGAAACACTAACCCACAGAACAAACAGGTCAAACACCATATGTACTAAACTTAAATAATTCTGGCTCATCAATCCGCTTCAGTTTTGATATGAAGATATAAGTTCTTAGTAATATCCAAAAGATGTGACTGAAGAAAATGAAACTTCAACTGCAGCTGACTTCTCCAGTGTGACTTCAAAACAGACTTCACATGTGTTTGCAGGTTTGAGGTTGCGGTGAACAGGGTGGAGGACACAGATCACGTGGTGATCCCGGTGCACCTGAGGGAGAAGTACAAACAGTCGGGCTACAACCACACCAGCACGCCGCTGTTCGGACAGCCCTTCCTCATTGCTGTACCCAGAACCCTCAGTGAAGACAAACTCTACAACATGCTGCTCCTGCGCCTCTGGTAGGTCCACGAACTTGACACATTCCAACGCTTGTGAGTTTTGATGATGCCCACAAAACATTCTTGTGAGAAAGTTGCTATAAATGTAAACATTCTTTTTGCAGTCGGTTTGTGAGAACTGCTgtagaggaggatgaggaggattgTGAGACACAGCCGCCCAAACAACACACTGTCAATGGTAACGCCACTAATGGACTCCTGGAGGAAGGGTCACCAAGTGAGTGCTTTTTGTGTTGAGGGTCACGCATGCAAACGTTTGCTTCCAGTTTGTCAGAGTGGCTTTGTGTGGAGTTCTACTTTGGTGAATTTTGACCTGCGATATTTGCTTTGCATTTGTGTatctaaatggtaaatggtaaatggatttgtatttatatagcgcttttctagtctgatgatgaccactcaaagcgctttacagtacagtttcacattcacccattcacacacacattcatacagtgcagctacttgcagcactttgttattctatggggggctattgagggttcagcatcttgcccaaggacacttcggcatgcagatggttcagactggggatcgaaccgccgaccttcaggttggaggacgaccgctgtacccctcagccacagccgccctatgTGTGGGACCTTCCCTTAATGTTATTGGCTTGATTTAATGTGCTGTGTTGTCCTGCAGGCGAGATGGAGACTGACGAGCAAGACGAGGAGTCCAGCCAGGATCAGGAGCTGCCTTCCGAGAACGACAACAGCCAATCGGAGGACTCCGTGGGAGGGGACAACGAGCTGGAGAATGGCGTGGTCGCCCCGCAGAACTCCACCAAAGGCCAGCAGACGGCCGAGCACAACAGAAAGAGACTTTTCACATTCCAGTTCAATAACATGGGCAAAACAGACTTTTCACTCGTCAAGGAGGACACCAGGCAGATCCGCTTCGACGAGGGACACCTCAGACTCAGCGGTACGAAGCAAATAATCTAACCAAAATATTACCAATTTAGAATTCAAGCATGGTATATTAAGGTTCATCATTCAGTACCCAAGGGctgtaaacaaattaaaagaaattatTGGATACATTTTCCAATTTATTCACTAGAGTCATTTTCTAAGCACCAGAGTTAATTATCCTGCAGTCAGATCCCAAACGGTGGTTATAAAGAGTGTAGAGTCAAATTCAACAGTGACTCATCTGATTGTCATCTCTTCACCTTTTTACAGACCGCTCTTATCTCTCTTTGGACTGGGAAccagagatgaaaaaaaagtaCTTTGACGAGACCGTTGTCGAGGTAAAACAAATATCAGACACAGAAATCATGTATTACAGCATTAGTGTATCAGAGGAGCTGGATCACTTTATAGCACATAGTGTGTTAGTGTAGAGGAAAAGTAGTCTGCTGTCACGTAATGAAATATGGCAGCTCGACCCAGACAGGAGCAACAGGGAGTCGTGATGACCAGCTTGAGCGTCTTGTAGTGAAAAGGTCAGACGTTTGGTGTCCGCTGCAGCTACCGCTTCCTTAAGAAAAGCGTTCAATGTCCAAGACACATTACACACGTTTATACACAACATATTGTGTAAAACGGTTTTAATTAGAAATAAGTGGTAGCACACTTGATGAGAATTTAtcagtttttattctatttctgtACAAGGACGTCATCTATGTCC encodes:
- the LOC133025548 gene encoding ubiquitin carboxyl-terminal hydrolase 15-like isoform X1, with the translated sequence MAEGGAADLATQRGEVAALLKTQLRKGDTWYLVDSHWFKQWKRYVGYDSWDKYQMGDQTVYPGPVDNHGLLRDGDVLAIREHLIDELDYILVPTEGWNKLVSWYALTDGQEPIARKVVEQGMFVKHCKVEVYLTELKLCEDSNMDNMITRRFSKADTIDVIEKEMRKLFSIPDEQETRLWNRYMSNTFEPLNKPDSTIQDAGLYQGQVLVIEQKGEDGSWPRGSTAPKSSGASNLSALPKISPSSLTNNHNSTFNSRNVKNSSYSLPSYHPYSNSYDYSDQSRQSDRSGLCGLSNLGNTCFMNSAVQCLSNIPPLTEFFLKDKYTEELNEDNPLGMKGEIARAYSELIKQLWSGKYSYVTPRPFKTQVGRFAPQFSGYQQQDSHELLAFLLDGLHEDLNRIRKKPYIQLKDANGRPDKVVAEEAWESHIKRNNSIIVDIFHGLFKSTLVCPVCSKVSVTFDPFCYLTLPLPMKKERTLEVYLVRLDALAKPTQYKLTVPKVGYISDLCTSLSSLSGVPAEKMIVTDIYNHRFHRIFATNENLSSIMERDDIYVFEVAVNRVEDTDHVVIPVHLREKYKQSGYNHTSTPLFGQPFLIAVPRTLSEDKLYNMLLLRLCRFVRTAVEEDEEDCETQPPKQHTVNGNATNGLLEEGSPSEMETDEQDEESSQDQELPSENDNSQSEDSVGGDNELENGVVAPQNSTKGQQTAEHNRKRLFTFQFNNMGKTDFSLVKEDTRQIRFDEGHLRLSDRSYLSLDWEPEMKKKYFDETVVEDFDKHKSMEYKPQKKAFFKLKDCIELFTTKEKLGAEDPWYCPNCKEHQQATKKLDLWSLPPVLVVHLKRFSYSRYMRDKLDSLVEFPVRDLDMSEFLINPNSGPCRYDLIAVSNHYGGMGGGHYTAYAKNKDDGKWYNFDDGSASPANDDQIVSKAGYVLFYQRQDTVKGTGYFPLDREEEEEEEEEEEGEEENENENEDEERREKKKTASSTQASSSATAASAQNDEEDLNENRRRKNDNEQQEDEEEEEEEEDEEEDEEEQTPTRDVAMKAN
- the LOC133025548 gene encoding ubiquitin carboxyl-terminal hydrolase 15-like isoform X2 — translated: MAEGGAADLATQRGEVAALLKTQLRKGDTWYLVDSHWFKQWKRYVGYDSWDKYQMGDQTVYPGPVDNHGLLRDGDVLAIREHLIDELDYILVPTEGWNKLVSWYALTDGQEPIARKVVEQGMFVKHCKVEVYLTELKLCEDSNMDNMITRRFSKADTIDVIEKEMRKLFSIPDEQETRLWNRYMSNTFEPLNKPDSTIQDAGLYQGQVLVIEQKGEDGSWPRGSTAPNVKNSSYSLPSYHPYSNSYDYSDQSRQSDRSGLCGLSNLGNTCFMNSAVQCLSNIPPLTEFFLKDKYTEELNEDNPLGMKGEIARAYSELIKQLWSGKYSYVTPRPFKTQVGRFAPQFSGYQQQDSHELLAFLLDGLHEDLNRIRKKPYIQLKDANGRPDKVVAEEAWESHIKRNNSIIVDIFHGLFKSTLVCPVCSKVSVTFDPFCYLTLPLPMKKERTLEVYLVRLDALAKPTQYKLTVPKVGYISDLCTSLSSLSGVPAEKMIVTDIYNHRFHRIFATNENLSSIMERDDIYVFEVAVNRVEDTDHVVIPVHLREKYKQSGYNHTSTPLFGQPFLIAVPRTLSEDKLYNMLLLRLCRFVRTAVEEDEEDCETQPPKQHTVNGNATNGLLEEGSPSEMETDEQDEESSQDQELPSENDNSQSEDSVGGDNELENGVVAPQNSTKGQQTAEHNRKRLFTFQFNNMGKTDFSLVKEDTRQIRFDEGHLRLSDRSYLSLDWEPEMKKKYFDETVVEDFDKHKSMEYKPQKKAFFKLKDCIELFTTKEKLGAEDPWYCPNCKEHQQATKKLDLWSLPPVLVVHLKRFSYSRYMRDKLDSLVEFPVRDLDMSEFLINPNSGPCRYDLIAVSNHYGGMGGGHYTAYAKNKDDGKWYNFDDGSASPANDDQIVSKAGYVLFYQRQDTVKGTGYFPLDREEEEEEEEEEEGEEENENENEDEERREKKKTASSTQASSSATAASAQNDEEDLNENRRRKNDNEQQEDEEEEEEEEDEEEDEEEQTPTRDVAMKAN